A region of the Phaseolus vulgaris cultivar G19833 chromosome 11, P. vulgaris v2.0, whole genome shotgun sequence genome:
acaAGAACAAAAAAGATCAATGTTGTTGTAAGCTCTGtcagttagtttttttttattaacattaattcaaaaaatttcaaagaaaaatcaTAATAGATTAGAAGATGTGActtaaattgaattaatttatttttcttattcacTTAACTCTCTTATTTCTTATCTGACTTGTAAAAGTTAcatcttattttcttttatactgTCCTTGTATATCTTTATTAGTCATTTCTTAgtcattttatttatgtttaatttgtTGCCCCAATTGCTTTTGGATAagttttgagagaaaaaaaaaatcatttcccATACATATAGTGTTTTTAAATGATATTGTAATCTCTTCCGTGTATATTGCATGGGATactaagttttattttattctttttaaaatattaatatttatattttaagagTAGTGACTTTTATGGTTATTTCTAGTTTTATATTGAACTATTGTGTCGTTTTTAAATGTTATGATGGTCTTTCTTTTTCAGTTGATTAAGGGCACAACAATTCTTATATAAAGTTACTGTATTTCtttatctataattttttaaggTTTTGTTCTtacttttgttattttattattgttttattcattattattgcttttgtgttttcattttgaaaaaacCTGCTTTAACATACAATGACTACCATGACTTAAAAATGACAAGTAATAAGTAGTAAAAGTCAGGTACAAATTACATTCTTTTTGCCAGCACATTAGGCATCACAACAAGTTTAATAAGATCTATCAACAAGAGGAATGCACAAATTACCATTATAAAGACATTTTAAATGTTGAGAGACACATTATTGAGAAGGTAGTGTGTTTAGCTTTGTTTGAAATGTTACAAATGCTGAAgtaatgtatttaaaaataacaaagtAAAGCTAAAATTACAAGATATACAAAAGACTTCCACTTGTGTTCTTTCTGTTATGATTTTATGTTTTGTTGATATTACACTGTTTTTTTAggtaaaaaatgttataattaaaaaattattttaaagattaatatttgttctgatttatttttcaatttttaaacttttttattttttattttaactttttttattaggaCAAAATTAGATATTCGAATAAACTTTTAACATTAGATCCTTACAAGCGAACCAACTGTATCTAGACCACCACTCAATAAGTTCAATTATGTCACTCAATAAGTTCAATTATGTCACTCAATAAGTtcattatgtttttattattttctgttcccaaatcaatttttaaaggTAATCacaattcataataaaatattcaagtaatataatgttatttttatccCAAAAACTTTGCATGACATATGACATGCCACATTGCCCTAGGTTGGGTTTAAGTTAAGTTAAATTGGGTAGGGTCTAGGTTAAGTTAAATTGTTTTAGTCAAGGAAAAGATGGAATTGAGCTTAAATTAAACAAatcatatataattttctttaaaattaccAAAAAATTGGAAGCAAACTAATGCATACAATAAACAACAAGTCTATTGTCGTTGTtgatttcttatattttttttgcttGGAATCAGTTAGTTTGATTTAGTATTTGGTTTCAAATCCATTATTTTATCATTTGGAACATTTCAAACAAATCTAACCACTCTAAAAGTCAATGTGTCTCAACATCTAAAATGGCTTGAAACATCTAAGATGGCATGGTAACAATGATATGTTGAAATCCTATGCAATTTAACACCATGCTTACTAGATGATACATGTTACTAAACCTAAACCTATGCTTCTACCGTAATCTGTACAAGACTTCTATTACTTATTGGATTACTCATAGTTTTTTAAGTCATGGTACTTAGTGTACGGTGGGGAAGGTTTGTTCAAAATAACACAAACCCTAAATTATAAAcacaaaaggaaaaataatgaaatcaaaattcaaataaacttacaaaacaagaacaaaacCCTAAATTACAGCTAAAGAAGTATGTAATTTTTGTTCATCATTGGAGAATTGTTGTGCCTTTAATCAAATATAATGTTATATTTCTTACCTTATTAGCGAAGACACGCTATATATTGATAGAAAAATTTCTATACACTGTGTTCAAGTGTATTTCATGATCTAAGTTGTTATGATTATGGTAAAAAAAAGGTTGATGAAAATAGGAGAAGAATAAAAATACTGCCAACCTTAATCCATCCCTGGCCCAAAAATTGTCCACTAGACGTGAGTGCCATACTGTGCCTCCACCCACCTGATATCTGAGACAAGTCCAAACAAACATAGCAGACAAAGACAACTATAagacaaattcttcctacacgCAATTTTTTAAAACCTGCACCCTACATTCCAAAAATCTCTTTATGTTGGAAACAAAAATCCAGAACTAGAAATAATACATTCCAGAAAAATAGATCTAGAAGAGATTATTGtattccaaaaataaaaatgtggaaacaaaaattaaaatcctatatacaaaatatttgtTTCGGAAAAAAGATCTGGAGACACATTTCGGAAAAAATGTAGTTTTATatgtatttcattttatttaaggaCATTTTCGTGTCTTTTCATGTGCAGTTATATATAgtgcaggaagtaattgccCAACTATAAACCACTATACCTTTGCCAAAACACATCACATTCTATTGCATGTCATAGGGTGTAAGGACAAGATTCAGTGCTTTGTCaccaacttttttattttaaacatgttGAATTTGTAGAAAGCTTATAAGCAGTAAAAGGACAAAACATGTAAACCAAGCATGAAGTTAAAGAAGCACCTGCCAAATGAACTTATCACTCATCTGTTTTTCTATCGAGTTCAGCATCTCTGGTTCTCACTCGTGTAATAAAAAGCTTGAAAATAGGAAAATCAAACATTGGAAAGCTTGTGATAGCAGCAGGAATGCACTCATATTAAATCTGCTTAGTGATTCAAACATTTTGTGTGTTTTTAACTTCTTTTTGTactatttttttagaaatacaaaaaaaatgttttaagattcttttttaaagatttttcttttttttcacaaatttatttatcCCGGTGTTGACTATTATCATACTTTATAATAGAATATTTAAGTCatgtaatgttatttttatccAAAGAAAAATTGATGTAAAGTTTTTAGTGTGATTTGTTATGTCCCTTTAGTGTagtatatttttcatttactttttatgtgtaatttaataataaaaaattaatttgtactaaaatatgaattattgtttacaaatttaacttaactactatttttaataaataaatttaaatatttaaaacgattaaaataattgttaaagAGAATATTTAATAGATTAAGTTGCTACCTgtgatattttatatctttgttttaaatgataaatttattacaTATTTCGACTGAAGTATGAAATATTGAGtcatataaacataaataaaattataatttttcctTAAAATTAGCAGATAATATCACAGTTTTGCAGTTAGAAGAATCTTCGTACCTGCATATCGTTCCATCACCAAGCACCAAAACTGAAATAACGAAATTGTCAGAAAAGAGAGTATAAAAGAATTATAGAAaaggcaaaagaaaaaaaaaactgaaagcagataaattttgtttttatcagatgttaaattgtcaaaatcattttaatttttaactataTATACACAATTTAGAGTTTATGAATATTattcaatacttttttttattattttgattaaaaaaaaagagtaacgtaacattataatataatttttacaaaTGCATTTTTGTGAGTTTGAATCCTTTAGGCCGATTATTGTTACAGCAATTTTAAGTTTAGATGACCTGATTCATAATaattaacatattaaaacattaaaacaatcATATTATATTGTATCACAAGATAGACataattagttatataattTCACTTATTATATCAATATTCCTGTAATTAAaactacaaaaataaattattaatgataGTAAGAACAACTTTCTTTGCCTGTTTATTCTTTATGGATAAAacagattaaattaaattttaattttcaattcaaaacttAGATGTCTAATTATTTTGTTAGATgacagtttcttcctgcacctccatgatTTCTTCTGACACCtccataaaatttaaaaataccaaaattatctttcagtaaaaagataaaaaataaaacaccaATATTACAATCGGAACCTAATAAAACAATACACACCGATTAGTAATCCGAAAATCATTGAACCCTAAACTAATCACCGATTACCTAATAGAACATACATGCATTTCAAATGCTTCCCAGAttacatttcaaaataaaaatcagtAAAATTACTCACCTGTGAAGAGAGCATTGTGCATCGTTAATGATGGAGAATGAGAACTTTAACAGAGATGGAATGGAAGTGTGAAGGAAAACGTATTGGGGAAGGAGAAAGGTGAAAGAAGTGGGAGCGGCACTAGGGCTGCGGCTGCTGAGAAGTGAAATGAAAGAAGGTAATAAATAGAAAGAGAAAGTGAGATTGAAGTaggttaaattaatattttaatatttttactgaAGGGTATAAAAGTAAATGTTCATTTATTATGGGGTGCCGGAAGAAGCCAtggaagtgcaggaagaaactgtcTGGTTAGATATAGGCCCACAACTATAAGGCCCATTAGAAGATTAGAATTAAGAAAGTATCTAGGCCTTGTTAAATGACTACATCTAGACCTTCACCTAGATAAACTCACGTGACCATTCACTTATTCACTTAGATAAACTCACCTAACACGGCATCAGATCCGTCAGAGCACGGCACCCAACCTCCATCAATGGCCCACAATGCGCCACGTCACGCACAATCTGCTGCACCTTCACGTGATTCTGTCCAGAAGTTAAAAATTGCAGCTGGCACACCCAATTGTTCCAACGTTCCAAAAACCTTTGTATTCCAGACAATTACCTTTGAGCTACTAAACTCTTCCGGCAGCCCACTCTCACGAGTATGTCTTCCTGGACCTCCATACGTTCTTCTGCAACCCAATACTTTTCAGTATTTCAAAAATGTAATTCTTCAAATTACGTAAgtagaaagttttttttttttcataattagttttcatatgtaatttaaaagtttttttgaGATGCGTTATTAATTTTGAACTGATTAGttttctagattacataatctatctaaagttttatttaactatcagattaatttctaaattatataatttgaaagttgTTTCCATATGTAATCaatctaaattatataaattgaaagtTGTTTCCATATGTAAAGATACGTGATTAATTTTCGAATTACTttgaaagtctttttttttagtttaatttttgaattatataattcggaagctgtttccagattatgtaatacaaaatactattttttaaaaatatattttaaattatataatccgaaagttattttcgaatttaaaattaacttttacattatgtaatttgaaatatatataatttttttaaattgttacaAATATATGGAGATGACATAAAaggaataaaaatttattttcactgttttgtatggggtggcacaagaatatatggaggtgcaggaagaagtaaTCCATTCCCACATGACCCAAAATACCGCACCAAGCCCAATACCCATTTCCACTCCATATATATTTCCAGCTTCTTCTAGAAACTCCATATGCTCAATTACAATCCACCAATAACCACACCACCCCGTTTTACCTTGCCCACCCCTAACTCCTATCCAACTGCATCATCAACCATGTCTCCTTTACCAAGTTCATCCAACCAAAACCTTGAAGACAAGATTATTCTGCAAGGACGAACTATTGATACTGAACTCACACCCATTAGAAGTATATTTAGGTCCACTTGGTTAAATAACTGTACTGTTTGTACACAATTACTTCCTACACTATATCAATTCTAGCCTGCTCCCTatcattttttgaaattttcaaaattacccttattccggatttaaaaatccaaaataataaatataaatcaaaactacattctgaaaaaaaaaatccagaatagaaaattaaaaatgtattccggataaaaaatttcataattaaaaaatgtgttctAAAAATCTAAATTCAGAATATTCCAAAAAAGGGGGTTTTTGAGTAATTTTTATCCACACCCTCCTTTTGTTTGAGATTATTTTCGTAATTGATATGTTTCAGCCCAGCTGTCTATTAGGAGAAGTTGGATGACTTTTCAAGAGAGTGGAGGGTGCATTTTTTtatcttctcttctctttctatCTTAAACGTTGTTTATATCCTcacttttgtttcattttttcagTCTTCTTTTCCTTTGTTTTGGTGTTCTTCCCCATCCCATATTTAATCTTTGTGTCAAACATGGATACCTTCATTAAGCCAATCTAACAATCTCATTTCACAGCACTTTTGCATGAAACCACAGTCACGTGAAAGTTATAACAGCTGTGGTACTGCAGTTACGATGGGAAAGTTGATAGAAGACTTGCATGTAATTTTCCTTTCAAACTATCATAGGAACAAGGGACTCTGCTAGAAGGGAGCTAGAAGGGATGTAGCTAGTAGCTAGTAGCCACAGCCCACAAGGTTACAAAGAAACCACATTATAAAAGATATGCAAGCTCTCACATATACATTTCTGAGCTACAACGGAAATCTTCTACTGCTACTTAGTAACTCATGAATGAtgagaagatttttttttgtggGGAGTAAGAGTAACAAGATTACCTTAATGGAGATGCCACAGCTTTTTTTTGGTGGGGAGAAAGAGTGATAAGATTACCTTAATGGAGATTACTACGGCTTTTACAATTGTACACACACATGGACATCTAGCATTTAAAATCTACAGGTTATGACATGTTACATTACCAGTACAAGCAGAGGAATAAACAATACTTTCAGAAGCACTTCCGGTGAACAATGGAAGGTCCGGTTTCATCATAATCAGCCTTGGTTATATGCTGATTTTGAGGGAAAACCACTTTGGCAAGTATTGCACCTCCCACCCATGCAGAATAAATGGTTAAATTTTCTGGCATGTATTCTGGAGGCTGCAGTAAGCCAGAGATTATCCACCAGCGGAAAGATTACTTAAAACAAGAATAATAAATCTGAAGTTACTTTAAAAGATAACCAAATTACCTTAACAAGGGTAGGTTGAACAGCAGATGAACTTAAGCTAGATTCTTTCTGAAATCTCTCTTCAAAACCTGCCAATGAAAAGTAGCATTGGCATAGATAAGAAATCTAAGTGTTGTGAGATAAAGCCAATATTATCAGTAGAAACATGAATATCTtgatttaaaacataattagtGTTCGCTTGCAAAAAAAAACCTTGATCTGCAACTAAATCTAAAACTTAAACTCCATAGAATAACTATTTATATAAGTAGGGAAGTAAATCCAGGTCCagtgaaataaagaaaaatattaagcGTACAGATTTAGAGatgtttattatattttattgtggCCTAAAGGAAATTCCACCAGAAAagttcatattagagcttccatccataaatattattaaaaaaatactttaggAAGCCCTATGCAGCTTTGGTGGACATTGCAGGACCAACTGAGAAATGTGATGGATGAGAGGAAGAGGAGAACAACCTTGTGAGAAGGAGTTTACATATCCAAATCCTAGAAACAGCCATTCCACTTGCCAAGGTAATACTATGTTCATCTATCCTCGCAAAAACCCAGCTTAGTGGGAGTCTCGTGCACTAGGTCAACTTTATATTCAGTAATTTCTATCTGTCTTTTGAATTCCTGAGTCTAATTACTAATTTCTGTGATTTGAGaagtttattgaattttaaactttattGGCTCCTATCCAGGTTTCTAACTAAATAATATGAATTTATTAACCAAATGTTAGGTATATTCTACTCTAATCTAAAAGAAAGTAGGATCCCCTACATTCAAAGTAGAAgatataacaatttaaaaatattgatggATAAACCAAATATAAGCACATTGTCTTTGGATggaaaaaacaacaaaaagtaTAACAAATTAGAACTTCATATCAAGCTTATCCTAAATTCACCGGAACTAATGAAGACAAGGATATACCTGCCATAGATGAAGTGCCACCACAAACCACAGTATTTTCCAGCAGCTGCCGTTGATTATCAGATGACACGGTTGAAATAGCACGGACAAGCTGATCAACAATGCCATGAGCCTCTAAACCCAATAGACATGGCTGGAATAAAGCTTCCCCAACCGTATATCTTTCTCTCCCAATTTTTATCACCTTTAATATAATTCAACTTTCAGATGAGTAATAAGTTATTGAAGATCCATTTACAGAACTTAAATATAAACACATTGTTGACAGTGGGGTGAAGGAAACAAATGTTGTTGAGTTGTTGCTAATTTTTATCCCAGCAAACCAGCCTGTTTGTCTCAAAAATGAAATAACCTTCAGGCTGGTCCAGAATTTTGAAACACAAAAGCAGCTGAACCATTAAATAGAGCCAATTTAACGTCCTTAGGGAGACATACTGTTACACAGCCTCTCCTGGTGGAATGTGAAAATTACTGATACAACTTTTAACAGTTTGAGCATGCAGAGAACTTACAAAGGGCTTCCTCAAAAGGCTgactaaaatatataataacacAGTAAAAGAAAGCTCCTTGATAAGCTAAAAATATCAGATTTTAATTGGTAAATCACAGAAAGTTGAAAACAGAATGTATTCCAAACAAACATCAGTCACCCCCTCATAAGTTTTGCTGAAATCAATCAATTCTATGCTTACTGATTCTTAATCTCaccttttctttcattttcatttcCTTCCCCCTCTATCAATCAGTATTGCTAGTCAAAACTATCAGAGGAATTAAGAAAGCAGACCTGTCCATCAGGAAGGGTATGCTCCTCCACAGGACAAAAATATTGGGTCTTTTGATAAGCTAACTCATCTACAGCACAGCATGAGTACTGCTCTTTTATTTGCTCCACATCAGTCATGCTGATATTTACTTGTGGATTGGACTTGCCTAGTTCTTGAGCCAGGAAATTAGATAGATCAATGCCTCCAAACTCAAATCTTCTGGAGGCAATATGTTGAACAGCACCCTCAATTACAGGTGCAATATCTAGTCACAAAGCCAAAGAAATCATGATACAAAACATATAACAAGTAAGCTCAAAAACATATTCATATTTGAAGACAAACACTCAGACATCTATTCATTTACTCCAATTGTGCATGCAATATTTACTGGAACACTATCtagtttagtttaaaaaatagaaagtaTCAGAAAAATAGTAATTGAAATGTATTAATCTTGGGAGAATTCAACTTTTTTtccaacaaattttaaataatattttccttGTTCCATTTACCAGCGACACTCATGATCAAAAGTTATTCATGATCTTGTGTGAAAGTTAAAATATTGCAATTCCTTACACTTATctacagaaaagaaaaatacgGAAAACTACTTGCTTCATCTTTCAATTTGATTCCATTACAAAAACAAGATGTACAAAAAATAATCATTGGCTCAGTGGAACAATGAAACTtcaataaattcattctaggaGCCTAAGTTGTGTTATTTGATCAAGATCCTAAGTACATGattccttccattcaaacatgATGAAGCTAGTAACACAGAAGGAATATTGCACAAAAAGGTGGTATATAGAATGGGCAACACATGAGAAATATAGACCTGTTGGAATATAAGAAATGGAGAAAAATTGTTTCATCATTTTGAATCTGTTCAATTTCAAGTGGACTAGACTAACTATATgataatgatatttaattttactATTGACATCAgataaagaaaattaataaatcaTTATTTCTTTACTCtgtagcaaaaaaaaaaacaggacATCAGATAACCTGTTGCCACAGAACCTGTGGTTCATCAACACATCATGCTAAGTGCAAGAGATAGCATACTCACACATAAAAAACAGACAGCTTGATTCACTCAGCATGCAGCTGAAACAATCCATCTATTCAATGTAGAACCTATTTGCATAATTCAAATAAAGTTTCTATTGCTTCAAGCGTGGATACCTATTTTTCCATGTCCAATATCAACAGTGCAGCCTGAGATACGTCCCACAGCATACAGTGATAACACTGCTTGTTCTGAAGCATAAAACCCTGATATGT
Encoded here:
- the LOC137825241 gene encoding actin-related protein 7-like: MEAAVVDVGSKLLKAGFAIPDQTPAMIIPTKMKQLLDEGSVTDNSLADNVTVDPVERGFVRDWDAIEDLLQHVLYTGLGWEIGNEGQILFTDPLCTPKANKEQLVQLMFETFNISGFYASEQAVLSLYAVGRISGCTVDIGHGKIDIAPVIEGAVQHIASRRFEFGGIDLSNFLAQELGKSNPQVNISMTDVEQIKEQYSCCAVDELAYQKTQYFCPVEEHTLPDGQVIKIGRERYTVGEALFQPCLLGLEAHGIVDQLVRAISTVSSDNQRQLLENTVVCGGTSSMAGFEERFQKESSLSSSAVQPTLVKPPEYMPENLTIYSAWVGGAILAKVVFPQNQHITKADYDETGPSIVHRKCF